One part of the Xylocopa sonorina isolate GNS202 chromosome 10, iyXylSono1_principal, whole genome shotgun sequence genome encodes these proteins:
- the Tws gene encoding protein phosphatase 2 regulatory subunit tws isoform X2, which produces MDCVETSSNGDIQWCFSQVKGTLEDDVTEADIISCVEFNHDGDLLATGDKGGRVVIFQRDPVSKNSIPRRGEYNVYSTFQSHEPEFDYLKSLEIEEKINKIRWLKRKNPAHFLLSTNDKTIKLWKVSERDKRVEGYNTKEENGTIRDPACITSLRVPTIKPMELMVEASPRRIFANAHTYHINSISVNSDQETYLSADDLRINLWHLEITDQSFNIVDIKPTNMEELTEVITAAEFHPAECNVLVYSSSKGTIRLCDMRSAALCDQHSKLFEEPEDPTNRSFFSEIISSISDVKLSNSGTYMISRDYLSVKVWDLRMETKPIECYPVHEYLRSKLCSLYENDCIFDKFECCWSGNDSAIMTGSYNNFFRVFDRTTKRDLTLEAARDIAKPKTLLKPRKVCTGGKRKKDEISVDCLDFNKKILHTAWHPSENVVAVAATNNLFLFQDKL; this is translated from the exons ATGGATTGCGTCGAAACTTCAA GCAATGGTGACATACAGTGGTGTTTCTCGCAGGTGAAAGGAACATTGGAAGACGATGTCACCGAAG CCGATATAATTTCATGTGTTGAGTTTAATCACGATGGCGATCTTCTTGCAACAGGAGATAAAGGTGGCCGGGTTGTTATTTTTCAAAGAGACCCTGTT AGTAAAAACAGTATACCTCGGAgaggtgaatacaatgtatacagcACCTTCCAAAGTCACGAACCTGAATTCGATTACCTGAAATCGCTAGAGATAGAAgaaaaaattaacaaaattagGTGGTTGAAAAGAAAAAATCCAGCACATTTCCTACTTTCCACTAATGATAAAACGATCAAGTTGTGGAAAGTCAGTGAACGTGATAAAAGAGTAGAAGGATATAATACAAAGGAAGAAAATGGTACAATTCGCGACCCTGCTTGTATCACTTCCTTAAGG GTACCAACTATAAAGCCGATGGAGTTGATGGTAGAAGCATCTCCAAGGAGAATATTTGCTAATGCGCACACCTATCATATAAACAGTATAAGTGTCAACAGTGATCAAGAGACATACCTCAGTGCTGATGATCTTAGAATTAATCTTTGGCACCTGGAGATCACAGACCAGAGTTTTA ATATAGTAGACATTAAGCCGACTAATATGGAGGAATTAACAGAAGTAATAACTGCCGCGGAATTTCATCCGGCAGAGTGTAACGTCTTGGTATATAGTAGTAGCAAAGGGACAATTAGACTTTGTGACATGAGATCTGCCGCACTTTGCGACCAACATAGTAAACTATTCGAAGAGCCAGAGGATCCAACAAATCGAAGTTTCTTCTCCGAAATAATATCGAGTATAAGCGATGTAAAACTTAGTAATTCAGGAACATATATGATCAGTAGAGACTACCTCAGtgtgaaagtgtgggatttgcgAATGGAAACAAAACCCATTGAATGTTATCCT GTACATGAATACCTAAGATCAAAGCTGTGCTCATTGTATGAGAACGATTGTATCTTTGACAAATTCGAGTGCTGTTGGAGTGGTAACGATTCTGCTATTATGACAGGTTCATATAATAATTTCTTCAGAGTATTCGATCGTACAACTAAACGTGATCTCACACTGGAAGCGGCACGCGACATTGCCAAACCAAAAACACTTCTAAAACCACGTAAG GTCTGTACCGGTGGTAAACGTAAGAAAGATGAAATTAGCGTCGACTGCCTGGATTTCAATAAAAAGATATTACATACCGCTTGGCATCCATCTGAAAATGTGGTAGCAGTTGCTGCTACGAATAATCTCTTCCTATTTCAAGATAAACTCTAG
- the Tws gene encoding protein phosphatase 2 regulatory subunit tws isoform X3 has protein sequence MAGNGDIQWCFSQVKGTLEDDVTEADIISCVEFNHDGDLLATGDKGGRVVIFQRDPVSKNSIPRRGEYNVYSTFQSHEPEFDYLKSLEIEEKINKIRWLKRKNPAHFLLSTNDKTIKLWKVSERDKRVEGYNTKEENGTIRDPACITSLRVPTIKPMELMVEASPRRIFANAHTYHINSISVNSDQETYLSADDLRINLWHLEITDQSFNIVDIKPTNMEELTEVITAAEFHPAECNVLVYSSSKGTIRLCDMRSAALCDQHSKLFEEPEDPTNRSFFSEIISSISDVKLSNSGTYMISRDYLSVKVWDLRMETKPIECYPVHEYLRSKLCSLYENDCIFDKFECCWSGNDSAIMTGSYNNFFRVFDRTTKRDLTLEAARDIAKPKTLLKPRKVCTGGKRKKDEISVDCLDFNKKILHTAWHPSENVVAVAATNNLFLFQDKL, from the exons ATGGCCG GCAATGGTGACATACAGTGGTGTTTCTCGCAGGTGAAAGGAACATTGGAAGACGATGTCACCGAAG CCGATATAATTTCATGTGTTGAGTTTAATCACGATGGCGATCTTCTTGCAACAGGAGATAAAGGTGGCCGGGTTGTTATTTTTCAAAGAGACCCTGTT AGTAAAAACAGTATACCTCGGAgaggtgaatacaatgtatacagcACCTTCCAAAGTCACGAACCTGAATTCGATTACCTGAAATCGCTAGAGATAGAAgaaaaaattaacaaaattagGTGGTTGAAAAGAAAAAATCCAGCACATTTCCTACTTTCCACTAATGATAAAACGATCAAGTTGTGGAAAGTCAGTGAACGTGATAAAAGAGTAGAAGGATATAATACAAAGGAAGAAAATGGTACAATTCGCGACCCTGCTTGTATCACTTCCTTAAGG GTACCAACTATAAAGCCGATGGAGTTGATGGTAGAAGCATCTCCAAGGAGAATATTTGCTAATGCGCACACCTATCATATAAACAGTATAAGTGTCAACAGTGATCAAGAGACATACCTCAGTGCTGATGATCTTAGAATTAATCTTTGGCACCTGGAGATCACAGACCAGAGTTTTA ATATAGTAGACATTAAGCCGACTAATATGGAGGAATTAACAGAAGTAATAACTGCCGCGGAATTTCATCCGGCAGAGTGTAACGTCTTGGTATATAGTAGTAGCAAAGGGACAATTAGACTTTGTGACATGAGATCTGCCGCACTTTGCGACCAACATAGTAAACTATTCGAAGAGCCAGAGGATCCAACAAATCGAAGTTTCTTCTCCGAAATAATATCGAGTATAAGCGATGTAAAACTTAGTAATTCAGGAACATATATGATCAGTAGAGACTACCTCAGtgtgaaagtgtgggatttgcgAATGGAAACAAAACCCATTGAATGTTATCCT GTACATGAATACCTAAGATCAAAGCTGTGCTCATTGTATGAGAACGATTGTATCTTTGACAAATTCGAGTGCTGTTGGAGTGGTAACGATTCTGCTATTATGACAGGTTCATATAATAATTTCTTCAGAGTATTCGATCGTACAACTAAACGTGATCTCACACTGGAAGCGGCACGCGACATTGCCAAACCAAAAACACTTCTAAAACCACGTAAG GTCTGTACCGGTGGTAAACGTAAGAAAGATGAAATTAGCGTCGACTGCCTGGATTTCAATAAAAAGATATTACATACCGCTTGGCATCCATCTGAAAATGTGGTAGCAGTTGCTGCTACGAATAATCTCTTCCTATTTCAAGATAAACTCTAG
- the Tws gene encoding protein phosphatase 2 regulatory subunit tws isoform X1, translating to MKSPSNIMRQSSLTKLGSMINTAVNKRVGNGDIQWCFSQVKGTLEDDVTEADIISCVEFNHDGDLLATGDKGGRVVIFQRDPVSKNSIPRRGEYNVYSTFQSHEPEFDYLKSLEIEEKINKIRWLKRKNPAHFLLSTNDKTIKLWKVSERDKRVEGYNTKEENGTIRDPACITSLRVPTIKPMELMVEASPRRIFANAHTYHINSISVNSDQETYLSADDLRINLWHLEITDQSFNIVDIKPTNMEELTEVITAAEFHPAECNVLVYSSSKGTIRLCDMRSAALCDQHSKLFEEPEDPTNRSFFSEIISSISDVKLSNSGTYMISRDYLSVKVWDLRMETKPIECYPVHEYLRSKLCSLYENDCIFDKFECCWSGNDSAIMTGSYNNFFRVFDRTTKRDLTLEAARDIAKPKTLLKPRKVCTGGKRKKDEISVDCLDFNKKILHTAWHPSENVVAVAATNNLFLFQDKL from the exons ATGAAGAGCCCCTCCAACATCATGAGGCAGTCTAGCCTCACCAAGCTCGGCTCCATGATCAATACCGCCGTGAACAAGAGAGTCG GCAATGGTGACATACAGTGGTGTTTCTCGCAGGTGAAAGGAACATTGGAAGACGATGTCACCGAAG CCGATATAATTTCATGTGTTGAGTTTAATCACGATGGCGATCTTCTTGCAACAGGAGATAAAGGTGGCCGGGTTGTTATTTTTCAAAGAGACCCTGTT AGTAAAAACAGTATACCTCGGAgaggtgaatacaatgtatacagcACCTTCCAAAGTCACGAACCTGAATTCGATTACCTGAAATCGCTAGAGATAGAAgaaaaaattaacaaaattagGTGGTTGAAAAGAAAAAATCCAGCACATTTCCTACTTTCCACTAATGATAAAACGATCAAGTTGTGGAAAGTCAGTGAACGTGATAAAAGAGTAGAAGGATATAATACAAAGGAAGAAAATGGTACAATTCGCGACCCTGCTTGTATCACTTCCTTAAGG GTACCAACTATAAAGCCGATGGAGTTGATGGTAGAAGCATCTCCAAGGAGAATATTTGCTAATGCGCACACCTATCATATAAACAGTATAAGTGTCAACAGTGATCAAGAGACATACCTCAGTGCTGATGATCTTAGAATTAATCTTTGGCACCTGGAGATCACAGACCAGAGTTTTA ATATAGTAGACATTAAGCCGACTAATATGGAGGAATTAACAGAAGTAATAACTGCCGCGGAATTTCATCCGGCAGAGTGTAACGTCTTGGTATATAGTAGTAGCAAAGGGACAATTAGACTTTGTGACATGAGATCTGCCGCACTTTGCGACCAACATAGTAAACTATTCGAAGAGCCAGAGGATCCAACAAATCGAAGTTTCTTCTCCGAAATAATATCGAGTATAAGCGATGTAAAACTTAGTAATTCAGGAACATATATGATCAGTAGAGACTACCTCAGtgtgaaagtgtgggatttgcgAATGGAAACAAAACCCATTGAATGTTATCCT GTACATGAATACCTAAGATCAAAGCTGTGCTCATTGTATGAGAACGATTGTATCTTTGACAAATTCGAGTGCTGTTGGAGTGGTAACGATTCTGCTATTATGACAGGTTCATATAATAATTTCTTCAGAGTATTCGATCGTACAACTAAACGTGATCTCACACTGGAAGCGGCACGCGACATTGCCAAACCAAAAACACTTCTAAAACCACGTAAG GTCTGTACCGGTGGTAAACGTAAGAAAGATGAAATTAGCGTCGACTGCCTGGATTTCAATAAAAAGATATTACATACCGCTTGGCATCCATCTGAAAATGTGGTAGCAGTTGCTGCTACGAATAATCTCTTCCTATTTCAAGATAAACTCTAG